In Chitinophagaceae bacterium, the genomic window ATTGCGAAGCCATTTACAGCTATATTTTACAAAACCATGGCAGCAGCAATGTAGTATTGGTGCGTAAAAGTGGTGTGCAGGAAGACAGGGTGGCACAATATATTAAATCCATCAACCGGCAGGATGGAAAAGACCTGATAAAGATAAAAACACTTTTTTTAGACAGTGCAGCACAACTTAAAAACTACCTGGACAGTGGAAAGCGTACTATTTTATTGTGCGGAAGCCTCAACGAAGCCTTTGCTGCTAAAGTATTACAAGCAGCAGCAACTTATAATGCTAAGTATCCTTCCATGCTTTTTGGAATGCCCAACTGGGAGCGTTTTTCTATTATTAAAAAACCTACTACTACCAATAGTTACCCGGTTTATATTACTACTCCTTATTTAAACGAAAGGCAGGATGAAAAAAGCAAATGGATTTTGAATTACTACCTTTCCAAATTCCAGGGTATACCATCCGACTTTGTTTTTAAAGGCTATGAAATGGCATTTACTTTTATCAATTTACTGGTAAAACACCCTGAAGATTTTATGAGCCATATTGAAGATAATAACGATAAAGTGTTTACGGATTTTACAATAAAGCCGGTATTTCTCAACGCATCTTCCATGCACCCCGATTATTTTGAAAATAAGAAATTGTATTTCATGAAGTTCATGAACGGCGCCGTTACTAGGGCATGGTAAATTTAATGAGAACCTGCATTTAATAAATTCAGGAAAATTTTTTATTGTTGAGTACAATATCTGCCTTTTTAAGTGCAGATGCAATTACCTGGTGCATATCGTAATATTTATATTCTGCAAGCCTTCCGCCAAAAATTATTTTTTCTTCAGCTTTGGCCAATGAGGCATAGTCCCGGTATTGTTTGTTATTTTTGGCATCATTTACCGGGTAAAAAGGCTCTGCACCTTTTTGCCATTCTACCGGAAATTCTTTGGTAATAACGGTTGCAGGCTGGTTGCCAAATTCAAAATGCTTGTGTTCTATTATTCTAGTATAAGGCACTTCGCTATCGGTGTAATTTACGGCTGCATTGCCCTGGTAATTGGGCATGTTTAATATTTCCTGTTGAAAATTTAAACTTCTGTAGGCCAATGCACCAAACCGATAGGTATAAAAGCGGTCAATAGGGCCGGTGTAAATTATATTTTTTGCAAGCCGGTTAAAATAATCAAAGTCTTCAAAATAATCAGTATTTAATTTTACTTCTATACCTTCCAGGAGGCCATCAATTAATTTGTTGTAGCCGCCAATAGGTATGCCCTGGTAGTTATCGTTAAAATAATTATTGTCAAATGTAAAACGTACCGGTATGCGTTTAATAATTGAAGCAGGCAGGGCAGTAGCTTTTCTTCCCCATTGTTTTTCCGTATAGCCTTTAATTAAGGCATGGTAAATATCGGGCCCTACAAGCATTAAAGCCTGCTCTTCCAGGTTTTGCGCATTTTTGATATTGAGGTTTTTTACCTGCTCTTCAATTTTTCGTTGTGCTTCCACCGGGCTTGTGATTTGCCACATTTGGTAAAAAGTGTTCATGTTAAAAGGCAGGTTGAACATTTTACCTTTATAATAGGCAACCGGCATATAAGTAAAGCGGTTAAATTCAACAAAGCTGTTTACGAATTCCCAAATTTCCCGGTCGTTGGTATGAAAAATATGCGGACCGTAAGCATGAACATTTATGCCTTCTACATTGCTGCAATAAATATTACCACCCTTATGGTTGCGTTTTTCAATAATAAGGCATCGCTTGCCCTGCTGCTTAGCTTTGTATGCAAACACGGCCCCAAAGAGCCCCGAACCTACAATAAGAAAATCATATTGTTCCATAAACGAAAGCCTTAAAGATAATGTTTTTCAACTAACCGTTTATGAGAGCGAAACGGGCATTTAAGCATACATAAAAAATTACCGGAAGCACTTAATTTAACCTGATTTTGGAGCTGTAGGCTATTGACTTTTTTTCAACCAGCTGGTAAACAATATGAGAAGCCATGAGGGTAACTAATATAGCAATAATGGCACATGGAATAATGAGCAATTTATTAATAGGGCCATAAGGCGCAATAAAATTAATCATAAGGCTGCATGCCGAAATACCAATTGGTATATGTAGTAAATATATACAATAGCTGAGTTTGCCGCAATAAAGCAAAAAAGAAGATTCGATATATTTTCTATAGCTTAAAAAATAATGTGCAAAAGCAATGAGTATATGAGAAATAATAATTGCCAATACAGAGGTATCATGATATACAAAGCCAAATACAATTAAAATAATATCAAAAACAATAAAAACAAATAAATACCTTTTCTCCAAAAAAGAATTATACAGCAGCACACCCGATAAAAAGATAAACAGGAAACGGGGAAAATAGTTTGTGCCTTCGGGGTAAATATGAAAAGGCCAAAGCAGCGAAAGTGCCGAGAAGATGACGATAACTATAAAAGCAGCATCACTTCTTTCTCTGCGAAATATTTGTGCATATTTTTCGCCAATGTATAATATTATGGCAAAGAAAATATACAATTGAATTTCCAGGGCCAGCGTCCACGATACCGATAAAATTGCCGGATAATCCATTATCCAATTGAGGTAAAACAAATTGGTTAAAAGATGCGGCATGGAAAGATAAGGGCTGGTATGCATTTTTAAAATTTCGGCGCTGCCAAAAAAAGCAACGCATATAAGGGTAATGCCAATGGCGGCAAAATAGGTGGGGTCCAGCCTTATACTGCGCTTAATAAAATATTTTCCTACTGCAGCAATGCCCGAAACCCGGGAATTTTTTTGAAGAGAATGCGCCAAAACAAAGCCGGAGATTACAAAAAATAAACGAACACCCCATCTTCCCCACAAAGCAAAATAATTTAGTGCAGCATCTAAAGTTTCAAAAGAAATAATTAAATGGGTTTGCTGTGCAAAGCCTCCTGCAAGGCAGGTATAAATATGAAACCAGGCAACACCCAACGCTGCAACACCTCTGTATGCATCTATATACCTTATCCTGGAAGCGCCGGTTTGTTTTGTTGAAGCATTAGGCCACATAAACCGGTAAAATACGTTATTATTTTTTATCTAATTTTAGATTTAATATTTTTCGTAATCAAAAAAATGGGTAGTAAAACCATTAGTAAACCTTACCGGGGCAACCTAATTTGTTCTTTTGCCTGCTAAAAATACCACTACTATTGCCCAGTATGCGAAATTGAAGGCGCAATAAAGTTGTGTAATACCAGTCTTTTATTTTGGGGTTTCCCCTTTGTGCGCCTTCAGCGGGGTAGGGCGGGGCGCCATGTATTTCGTTGCCACGGTAGGCAAAAGCTACTGCCTTAGGGCCCTTTACAGCCATTAGTTGTGCCGAGTCCACATAATTCATACTTACATCGTCAAGGTAATCGGTAAAAGTTTTGCGTATATTCAATTCTACAGCCACCGCAATATCGGGGCTTAAGGATAGTTTAAGGCCTGCGCCAAATGGAATAGCAACCTGTTTGGTATTATAAGGCTTCCTTTCGGGATAGGCAGTTAAACCCTGCCCTTCGGTGCTTAACGGCCTTAAAAATACTTTGTTTCCCAGTGAGTCAAAGCTATAGGGATTAAAATGAAACGCAGCAATTCCGGCAAAAATATAAGGTGAAAAATTTCGTTCCTGCATGTTGTATAAATAATACTCCAGCGCCAGTTGAGCCTCCAATACACGGCTGGTAAAATTGAGGTTGCGGTAGGCAATACCTGTAGCTTTGGTATTGTTTTTATCATCGGCAGCAATATGCATATAGCCTGCAATACCCCTGATGCTGAAATGATTGTTGAGGCTATAACTTAACCCGGCGCCAAAAGCAGCTTTAGAATTGCTAAGCGTAAAGCGTTTGCCTTGCAGGTCGCCCTGGTAATTGGCCAAACCGCCATTCACTTCAACCTTTAGGTCCTGAGCATAAATAAACTTTGACAAAAGGAGCACAAATAGCAAACCGGGAAATTTCATAAGAGAAACAATTAAGGCTTATACTTGTTCAAAAACTATACCCAAAAGGCCAGATTTATTGCCGTTTTACATAAAATACAGGCTTTAAAGTTAAATTGAAGGAAAAGGTCTGATTAGGTACAAACTATCCACATACTGCAATTTTATCAATATTTACTGTTATATTGCTCCGTATAAATTGTATAATAACAATATTTGTTATAAAAAATATTAAAATTTAATTGAAAATTATTCCATTATTATTATGTCAATCCTTATTTTTGTGAATTGCAATAATTGAATTATTTTAAGAGATGAACCGTATTAGAAAGAAAATTGTTAACCTGGTAATTGTATCCGCACTATCACTGGTACCAACCCTGGCAATGGCTCAAATTGATCCGGGCTGCGATCCGGATGATCCTTTGTGCCCTATTGATGGAGGCATTTCATTGCTCATTGCAGCAGGCATTGGTATTGGTGCAAAAAGAGTTTATGATGAAAAGAAAAAAGCTGCAGAAAGCACTTCAGAAAAATAATTTTTGGGTGTACCATATTTTGTAAAGGCAATTAGCAATAATTGCCTTTATTTTTTTAAATTACTTCTTATAAATAGGATGATGCTTTTAATTTTACCGTATCATTTTTTTTCACGAATTTTGAACGATTAAACAGTGCAGCAGGGCAAAAATAAATTTCCTGCAACATGCTTTATTATACAATGACAGTTTTACAAGAATGGAGCGGGTATAAATTTTTTACAGGAAAGTTTTTTTTAGGTTTGGGTTTTTTTACCCTTACATTAACTTCCTGCTATACCGTTAACAAGCCACCCACAAATTTTAAAACACTTCCCAGGGATACCACGCTAAGCGGATTTGTTACCAACGATTTTCAATCTAAAATTGCAAAAGGTGATATACTGAGCATTACCATCAGCAGCCTGAGTGCAACAGAGGATGCCATTTTTAATTTTTCCGGAGCCGGAGGAAATAGTTCTGTCAATACATTGGGTAGCGGTTTTTTGGTAGATAGTACAGGAAATATTTCTGTACATAAAATTGGCCAGGTAAAAGCCGAAGGCCTTACCCGTAAAGAATTAGCAAAAGCACTTGAAACCGCAATGCTGCCTTTTATGAAAGACCCCATTGTAAATGTGGGGTTCCTTAATAGGAAGATAACAGTTTTGGGGAGTGTAAAAGCGCCATCGGTTGTGGCCCTGCAGGCCGAGCAAATGCCTTTGCTGGATGCCCTGGTTTTATGCGGCGATTTAACGGAAGAGGCCAATAGAAAAGATATAATGATTATTAGGGAAAAAGGCAATACCAAAGAAATTAAACACCTTAACCTGGAAGATCATTCCATTTTTTCATCACCCTGGTATTATGTACAGCCCAACGATATTGTATATGTAACTGCAGGCATCAATGAAGAAAAAATTGCTGAGGAAAAACGCAGGAATACCCAAATGACTATCACCCTTGTTGCCAGCAGTGTATCACTTTTGGTTGCCTTAGTAAATATTTTCACCAGGTAATTTTCATTTCATGAGTAACGAAGAGCAATTTTTTAATGAACGGCCACAAGTAAACATCCTCCGACAGTTCGTAAACCGTTTTCTTCCTTTTTGGCCAGTGTTTATTTTTTTTACCGCTGTATCGCTGTTTATCTCTTACTTCTACCTGCGTTCCCAAACAAAAATTTATGTGGCTACGGCCAAAGTACTGTTAAAGGACCCTAGTAAATCGGGTAGTGAAGCCAAACTATTGGAAGCCCTCAATATTTTTAGTGAGAAAAAAGTTGTAGATAATGAAATTGTGGTAATGCGTAGCTCTTCTATTTTAAGAGAAGTAGTAAAAGACCTGGACCTTTATGTATCAATTTTCAACAAGGGCAATGTGCAAACGGAAGAATTATTTAAGCCCAATTCACCCGTATGGTTTGTTGCAACCAATAAAGATAGTATCCGTTACGGTGGCAGCCAGGAGTTTGATGTAGATTGGGATAAACAGGAAATTCAAATTGCCGGCAAAGCAGTTTCCTTTAACGGTGATTTTGAATTAGGTGGTACTACATATAAAGTTGTGCCCAATGTAAAGTATCGCAGGGGGCTTAGCGGTAAAAATTATTTTGCTGTATTTTACCCTCCTGAAACTTCTGCTAGGTTTTTGGGCTCGGCCATAAAAGCTGCAGCTGTGGCTTACCAGTCAACGGTTATAGATGTTAACATTGAAACACCTGTAAAAGCAAAGGGTGTAGCCATACTGGACAAATTATTTGAAGTGTACAATGCTGCCGGTATCCGGGAAAAAAACCAAATGGCGGTAAATACCATCAACTTTATTGAAGACCGTTTGGCCACCGTTATCCGCCAATTGGACAGTGTTGAAAATAAAATAAAAGACTATAAAGCCCGGTATGGAATTACCGACCTTGGCGCCCAGGCATCGCTTTATTTTAATAAAGTAAACGAGCTTGACAAAATGAAAAGCGAGGTAGAGTTAAGGATGGATGTATTAAGTGATTTACAAGGCTATGTGAACAGTAAAGCCAGGGCAAGGGGAACAGTGCCTGCACAACAGTTGGTTACCGATCCGCAACTTACCACACTGCTCAACAATTTATATACCGCAGAGTTTGAACTCGACGCAGCAAGTGCAGCGGGTGGTGAAAAAAGTACGGCGGTAATTTTAGGGGAAGAAAAAGTATCCGATATCAAAAAAGATATCAATGAAAATATACGCAACATCCGCAATTCTTTTGAAGCAGAAAAAAGAAGCATCAACAATAGCATTAACCTCAATAACTCTTTACTTAAAGATGTTCCCACCAAGGAACTTGCGCTGCTCGACATCAGCCGCCAGCAGTCAATAAAAGATAATATTTACACATTCCTGCTTCAAAAACGAGAGGAAACAGCGCTTTCATCAGCTTCCAGTACA contains:
- a CDS encoding outer membrane beta-barrel protein codes for the protein MSKFIYAQDLKVEVNGGLANYQGDLQGKRFTLSNSKAAFGAGLSYSLNNHFSIRGIAGYMHIAADDKNNTKATGIAYRNLNFTSRVLEAQLALEYYLYNMQERNFSPYIFAGIAAFHFNPYSFDSLGNKVFLRPLSTEGQGLTAYPERKPYNTKQVAIPFGAGLKLSLSPDIAVAVELNIRKTFTDYLDDVSMNYVDSAQLMAVKGPKAVAFAYRGNEIHGAPPYPAEGAQRGNPKIKDWYYTTLLRLQFRILGNSSGIFSRQKNKLGCPGKVY
- a CDS encoding polysaccharide biosynthesis tyrosine autokinase is translated as MSNEEQFFNERPQVNILRQFVNRFLPFWPVFIFFTAVSLFISYFYLRSQTKIYVATAKVLLKDPSKSGSEAKLLEALNIFSEKKVVDNEIVVMRSSSILREVVKDLDLYVSIFNKGNVQTEELFKPNSPVWFVATNKDSIRYGGSQEFDVDWDKQEIQIAGKAVSFNGDFELGGTTYKVVPNVKYRRGLSGKNYFAVFYPPETSARFLGSAIKAAAVAYQSTVIDVNIETPVKAKGVAILDKLFEVYNAAGIREKNQMAVNTINFIEDRLATVIRQLDSVENKIKDYKARYGITDLGAQASLYFNKVNELDKMKSEVELRMDVLSDLQGYVNSKARARGTVPAQQLVTDPQLTTLLNNLYTAEFELDAASAAGGEKSTAVILGEEKVSDIKKDINENIRNIRNSFEAEKRSINNSINLNNSLLKDVPTKELALLDISRQQSIKDNIYTFLLQKREETALSSASSTSDLRVLETASSYGPVRPIPKNYYMMGLLCGLLIFILYVQIQEQFNNKILFRKDLEDKTKVPVIAEIVQDPTKKSIAIKDGQRTVIAEQFRTLRTNLAYMGFSESNNTLLVTSSISGEGKSFIAINLAIGITLTGRKVALVEMDLRKPKLSKQLQVERSPGISNYLVGKATIDEICKPTSFSNLFVVSAGPIPPNPTELIQLPAFGTMMQELKEKFDYVIIDTAPIGPVTDAQLLAQHVNTTLYVVRHDKTPFNFVSMIDTLYRERKFPGICIVFNGIKPRGVNFFGYGFGGYGNGYGYGYGYGYGYGYGYGKDGAGYYTTDEKHPGFKNLWGVGKDIKKIFKRMFGRRY
- a CDS encoding acyltransferase, translating into MWPNASTKQTGASRIRYIDAYRGVAALGVAWFHIYTCLAGGFAQQTHLIISFETLDAALNYFALWGRWGVRLFFVISGFVLAHSLQKNSRVSGIAAVGKYFIKRSIRLDPTYFAAIGITLICVAFFGSAEILKMHTSPYLSMPHLLTNLFYLNWIMDYPAILSVSWTLALEIQLYIFFAIILYIGEKYAQIFRRERSDAAFIVIVIFSALSLLWPFHIYPEGTNYFPRFLFIFLSGVLLYNSFLEKRYLFVFIVFDIILIVFGFVYHDTSVLAIIISHILIAFAHYFLSYRKYIESSFLLYCGKLSYCIYLLHIPIGISACSLMINFIAPYGPINKLLIIPCAIIAILVTLMASHIVYQLVEKKSIAYSSKIRLN
- a CDS encoding polysaccharide biosynthesis/export family protein, translated to MTVLQEWSGYKFFTGKFFLGLGFFTLTLTSCYTVNKPPTNFKTLPRDTTLSGFVTNDFQSKIAKGDILSITISSLSATEDAIFNFSGAGGNSSVNTLGSGFLVDSTGNISVHKIGQVKAEGLTRKELAKALETAMLPFMKDPIVNVGFLNRKITVLGSVKAPSVVALQAEQMPLLDALVLCGDLTEEANRKDIMIIREKGNTKEIKHLNLEDHSIFSSPWYYVQPNDIVYVTAGINEEKIAEEKRRNTQMTITLVASSVSLLVALVNIFTR
- the glf gene encoding UDP-galactopyranose mutase, yielding MEQYDFLIVGSGLFGAVFAYKAKQQGKRCLIIEKRNHKGGNIYCSNVEGINVHAYGPHIFHTNDREIWEFVNSFVEFNRFTYMPVAYYKGKMFNLPFNMNTFYQMWQITSPVEAQRKIEEQVKNLNIKNAQNLEEQALMLVGPDIYHALIKGYTEKQWGRKATALPASIIKRIPVRFTFDNNYFNDNYQGIPIGGYNKLIDGLLEGIEVKLNTDYFEDFDYFNRLAKNIIYTGPIDRFYTYRFGALAYRSLNFQQEILNMPNYQGNAAVNYTDSEVPYTRIIEHKHFEFGNQPATVITKEFPVEWQKGAEPFYPVNDAKNNKQYRDYASLAKAEEKIIFGGRLAEYKYYDMHQVIASALKKADIVLNNKKFS
- a CDS encoding ABC transporter substrate-binding protein; this translates as MKLPLLLLIVLSIVFFDVQAQVQTNMADSFILKADSPKPVFPSFKVAIFSPLYLDSAFLGDSYRYNKSFPRFTLQGFEFIQGVQLALDSMKFFGGNITSEIFDSKSYTAPIPALISQKILDSVNLIIGNVKDAEYLQLANFAKEKNIPFISATYPNDAGVTANPFVTILNPTLKAHCEAIYSYILQNHGSSNVVLVRKSGVQEDRVAQYIKSINRQDGKDLIKIKTLFLDSAAQLKNYLDSGKRTILLCGSLNEAFAAKVLQAAATYNAKYPSMLFGMPNWERFSIIKKPTTTNSYPVYITTPYLNERQDEKSKWILNYYLSKFQGIPSDFVFKGYEMAFTFINLLVKHPEDFMSHIEDNNDKVFTDFTIKPVFLNASSMHPDYFENKKLYFMKFMNGAVTRAW